A window of the Pseudomonas furukawaii genome harbors these coding sequences:
- the rluC gene encoding 23S rRNA pseudouridine(955/2504/2580) synthase RluC, which produces MTTPSSPASGVQLLEVAPEYAGQRIDNFLRTQLKGAPKTLIYRILRKGEVRVNKGRIKPEYKLQAGDIVRVPPLRLAEPNEPAPVAQGLLERLEAAIVYEDKALIVLNKPAGIAVHGGSGLSFGVIEAFRQLRPDAKDLELVHRLDRDTSGLLMIAKKRSMLRHLHAALRGDGVDKRYLALVRGSWPTSKKKVSAPLLKNNLRSGERMVEVNPEGKEALTEFRVVRRFGEFATLVEASPITGRTHQIRVHAKHAGHSIAGDPKYGDEDFTREIRELGGKRLFLHAHSLVISLPEGGELKVEAPVDEMWQATLERLGA; this is translated from the coding sequence ATGACTACTCCTTCCTCCCCAGCCTCCGGCGTCCAGCTGCTCGAGGTTGCGCCGGAATATGCCGGCCAGCGCATTGATAATTTCCTACGTACCCAGTTGAAAGGTGCGCCCAAGACCTTGATTTATCGCATCCTTCGTAAGGGGGAGGTGCGTGTGAACAAGGGGCGTATCAAGCCGGAGTACAAGCTTCAGGCCGGCGATATCGTCCGTGTCCCTCCGTTGCGGCTGGCTGAGCCCAATGAGCCGGCACCTGTCGCCCAGGGGCTGCTCGAGCGGCTGGAGGCGGCCATCGTCTACGAAGACAAGGCTCTTATCGTGCTGAACAAGCCGGCGGGTATCGCTGTGCATGGTGGCAGTGGCCTGAGCTTCGGGGTGATAGAGGCCTTTCGTCAGTTGCGCCCGGACGCGAAGGATCTCGAACTGGTGCATCGTCTTGATCGTGATACGTCCGGGCTGCTGATGATCGCCAAGAAGCGCAGCATGCTGCGCCACCTTCATGCAGCGCTTCGGGGTGATGGTGTCGACAAGCGTTACCTGGCGCTGGTGCGTGGTAGCTGGCCGACCTCGAAGAAGAAGGTCAGTGCGCCCTTGCTGAAGAACAACCTGCGTTCCGGTGAGCGGATGGTGGAGGTGAATCCGGAAGGCAAGGAAGCGCTGACCGAGTTTCGCGTCGTGCGTCGCTTCGGTGAGTTCGCCACGCTGGTGGAGGCCAGCCCCATCACCGGGCGTACCCATCAGATCAGGGTCCATGCCAAGCATGCGGGGCATTCCATCGCGGGTGACCCCAAGTACGGCGATGAGGATTTCACTCGCGAGATACGCGAACTGGGCGGCAAGCGCCTGTTTCTGCATGCCCACTCGCTGGTCATCAGTTTGCCGGAGGGCGGTGAGCTGAAGGTGGAGGCGCCGGTGGATGAGATGTGGCAGGCCACCCTGGAGCGTCTCGGTGCGTGA
- a CDS encoding HAD-IA family hydrolase, giving the protein MRDYRLLIFDWDGTLVDSIGRIVESMRVAAEAGGLPWRDDAAIKGIIGLGLPEAIATLYPEIEDVRGIEIFRRRYGEHYSALESRPSPLFEGVAESLEAFRSQGYQLAVATGKSRRGLDHVLAGRGWLDYFEATRCADETASKPDPRMLHEILVHCRVAPDQALMVGDSAFDLRMAHRARMTSVAVGYGALPLSELLKESPSLAIERFEELRHWLDGDRSRQVLEVERYV; this is encoded by the coding sequence GTGCGTGACTATCGACTGCTGATCTTCGATTGGGATGGCACCTTGGTGGATTCCATCGGGCGCATCGTCGAGTCCATGCGTGTGGCGGCGGAGGCGGGTGGGCTGCCCTGGAGGGATGATGCGGCCATCAAGGGCATCATCGGATTGGGGCTTCCCGAGGCTATCGCCACGCTATATCCGGAGATCGAGGATGTGCGTGGTATCGAGATCTTCCGACGTCGCTATGGTGAGCATTACAGTGCGCTGGAGTCGCGCCCTTCGCCTTTGTTCGAGGGTGTTGCCGAAAGCCTCGAGGCATTTCGATCGCAGGGTTACCAGTTGGCGGTGGCCACCGGCAAGAGTCGGCGCGGTCTCGATCATGTGTTGGCCGGGCGGGGTTGGCTGGATTATTTCGAGGCCACCCGCTGCGCCGACGAGACGGCGAGCAAGCCGGACCCGCGCATGCTGCACGAGATCCTTGTGCACTGTCGCGTCGCGCCGGACCAGGCCTTGATGGTGGGGGACTCCGCCTTCGATTTGCGTATGGCGCATCGTGCCCGGATGACATCCGTGGCGGTGGGTTATGGTGCGCTGCCGTTGTCCGAGTTGCTCAAGGAGTCGCCGTCGCTGGCGATCGAACGTTTCGAGGAGCTGCGTCACTGGTTGGATGGTGATCGGAGCCGGCAGGTATTGGAGGTGGAGCGCTATGTCTGA
- the sppA gene encoding signal peptide peptidase SppA: MSDEWKEPVVDKSEQKSWKLLERAVLAGVQEQRRARRWGIFFKLLTFLYLFIALLLLSPALDLQKTAARGEVHTALVEVRGMIADEEAASADNIVTALRAAFEDSKTKGVVLRINSPGGSPVQSGYIYDEIRRLRDEHKDIKVYAVIADLGASGAYYIASAADEIYADKASLVGSIGVTAASFGFVDAMGKLGVERRVYTSGEHKAFLDPFQPQKPEETEFWRGVLKTTHQQFIESVKKGRGDRLKVGEHPELFSGLVWSGEQALELGLVDKLGSASFVAREVIGAKDIVDYTVQESPFDRFSKKFGTAVAERLALWMGFQGPSLR; encoded by the coding sequence ATGTCTGACGAGTGGAAAGAGCCGGTTGTCGACAAATCCGAGCAGAAAAGCTGGAAGTTGCTGGAGCGGGCGGTGCTGGCGGGAGTTCAGGAGCAGCGTCGAGCCCGTCGCTGGGGCATCTTCTTCAAGTTGCTGACTTTCCTTTATCTGTTCATCGCGTTGTTGCTGCTATCGCCGGCGCTGGATCTGCAGAAGACCGCGGCGCGAGGCGAAGTTCATACCGCCCTGGTGGAGGTGCGCGGCATGATCGCCGACGAGGAGGCGGCGAGTGCTGACAATATCGTCACGGCGTTGCGGGCTGCATTCGAGGACTCCAAGACCAAGGGGGTGGTGCTCCGTATCAATAGCCCTGGCGGCAGCCCTGTGCAGTCGGGCTACATCTATGACGAGATCCGTCGTTTGCGGGATGAGCACAAGGACATCAAGGTCTATGCGGTCATCGCGGACCTCGGGGCGTCCGGTGCCTACTACATCGCCAGCGCCGCTGACGAGATCTACGCCGACAAGGCGAGTCTGGTGGGGTCCATTGGTGTCACGGCTGCCAGCTTCGGTTTCGTCGATGCCATGGGCAAGCTGGGCGTGGAGCGTCGCGTCTACACCTCTGGGGAGCACAAGGCCTTCCTTGATCCATTCCAACCGCAGAAGCCGGAGGAGACCGAATTCTGGCGGGGGGTGTTGAAGACGACCCATCAGCAGTTCATCGAAAGCGTGAAGAAGGGGCGCGGCGATCGCCTCAAGGTGGGCGAGCACCCGGAGCTTTTCAGTGGGCTGGTCTGGTCTGGCGAGCAGGCGCTGGAACTGGGGTTGGTGGATAAGCTCGGCAGTGCCAGCTTCGTTGCGCGTGAGGTGATCGGGGCCAAGGATATAGTCGACTATACCGTGCAGGAGTCCCCCTTCGATCGCTTCTCCAAGAAGTTCGGCACCGCGGTCGCCGAGCGTCTGGCGCTGTGGATGGGCTTCCAGGGACCGTCTCTGCGCTGA
- a CDS encoding Maf family protein — MRPLVLASSSPYRRELLERLRLPFCWAAPSIDESRLPGEPAEQLVRRLALEKARALAEHYPNNLIIGSDQVAVLGERILGKPHDFERAKEQLLAASGASVSFLTGLALLDSASDQYQVDCIPFTVHFRDLDEPQIARYLKAEQPYDCAGSFKAEGLGVSLFRATEGSDATSLIGLPLIRLVDMLLNQGIQIP, encoded by the coding sequence ATGCGCCCCCTGGTGCTCGCTTCCAGCTCACCCTATCGCCGCGAACTGCTCGAGCGCCTGCGCCTGCCTTTCTGCTGGGCGGCGCCATCCATCGACGAAAGCCGATTGCCCGGAGAGCCCGCGGAGCAGCTTGTCCGCCGACTGGCTCTGGAGAAGGCCCGCGCACTGGCGGAGCACTACCCCAACAACCTGATCATCGGCTCGGACCAGGTCGCCGTACTGGGCGAGCGAATTCTCGGAAAGCCGCACGACTTCGAGCGCGCCAAGGAGCAACTGCTGGCAGCCAGCGGCGCCAGCGTCAGCTTCCTCACCGGACTCGCACTACTGGACAGCGCCAGCGACCAGTATCAGGTGGATTGCATCCCCTTCACCGTGCACTTCCGCGACCTCGACGAGCCCCAGATCGCCCGCTACCTGAAAGCCGAACAACCCTACGACTGCGCCGGCAGCTTCAAGGCCGAAGGCCTGGGTGTCAGCCTGTTTCGCGCCACGGAGGGCAGCGACGCCACCAGCCTGATCGGCCTGCCCCTGATTCGCCTTGTGGACATGCTGCTGAATCAGGGCATCCAGATTCCCTGA
- a CDS encoding YceD family protein, whose product MLNGPIPPHVDPRKLADREVTLEGDIALASLERLCDPLADNAGTIHASLAFGRDERRAVVIHSRIDVEVKMVCQRCLELVALNIHSECDYAVVKEGADSQSLPKGYDVLEVGEDPLDLMTLVEDELLLALPIVPAHDPEDCQQPAGLEEPEPSENEVSRSNPFSVLAQLKRDPNV is encoded by the coding sequence ATGTTGAATGGGCCGATTCCACCTCATGTTGATCCGCGCAAGTTGGCGGACCGCGAAGTCACTCTAGAGGGTGATATCGCGCTCGCCAGTCTGGAGCGGCTTTGCGACCCCCTTGCGGACAATGCGGGCACGATTCATGCGAGCCTGGCGTTTGGCCGTGACGAGCGTCGAGCTGTCGTCATCCATAGTCGGATCGACGTCGAGGTCAAGATGGTTTGCCAGCGTTGTCTAGAGCTGGTCGCCCTGAACATCCACAGCGAATGTGATTACGCAGTGGTGAAGGAAGGGGCTGACAGTCAGTCGCTGCCGAAGGGCTATGACGTGCTGGAAGTGGGAGAAGATCCTCTGGATCTGATGACTCTGGTCGAGGATGAGTTGCTGCTCGCCCTCCCCATAGTTCCGGCCCATGACCCTGAAGATTGCCAGCAGCCGGCGGGTCTTGAAGAGCCCGAGCCGAGCGAGAACGAGGTTTCGCGGTCCAACCCGTTCAGCGTACTGGCGCAGTTAAAGCGTGACCCAAACGTTTAG
- the rpmF gene encoding 50S ribosomal protein L32, with translation MAVQQNKKSRSARDMRRSHDALDANALSVEKSTGEVHLRHHVSPDGFYRGRKVIDKGAAE, from the coding sequence ATGGCTGTTCAGCAGAACAAAAAATCCCGCTCGGCACGCGACATGCGCCGTTCCCACGACGCCCTCGATGCCAATGCGCTGTCCGTAGAGAAGAGCACCGGTGAAGTTCACCTGCGCCACCACGTTTCCCCGGACGGTTTCTACCGTGGTCGCAAAGTGATCGACAAGGGCGCTGCCGAGTAA
- the plsX gene encoding phosphate acyltransferase PlsX has protein sequence MAASIIAIDAMGGDFGPRCIVPASIACLSEFPSLHLVLVGQAPLLEELIAPVPAADRRRLQIEHASEVIAMDERPAQALRGKPDASMRVALDLVRNGRAQACVSAGNTGALMALSRYVLKTLPGIDRPAMVSAIPTERGHCHLLDLGANVDCSAEHLYQFAVMGAVAAEALGVDQPRVALLNVGTEDIKGNQQVKLASSLLQRAEGLNYIGYIEGDGLYRGEADVVVCDGFVGNILLKSSEGLASMISSRMEALFSESLGSRVVGALALPLLRRLRTELAPARHNGASFLGLQGIVIKSHGSAGSEGFQSAIRRAVIEVRENLPQRLHGRLEHLLL, from the coding sequence TTGGCCGCCTCGATCATCGCGATTGATGCAATGGGCGGGGACTTCGGTCCCCGCTGCATTGTTCCAGCCAGCATCGCCTGTCTGTCAGAATTTCCTTCGCTTCACCTGGTCCTCGTCGGCCAAGCCCCCCTTCTCGAAGAATTGATTGCCCCTGTGCCTGCGGCGGATCGCCGACGCCTGCAGATCGAGCATGCCAGCGAAGTCATCGCAATGGATGAGCGCCCCGCCCAGGCCTTGCGCGGAAAGCCGGACGCTTCCATGCGTGTCGCCCTCGATCTTGTTCGCAATGGTCGTGCGCAGGCTTGCGTCAGCGCCGGCAATACGGGGGCGCTGATGGCCTTGTCCCGCTATGTGCTCAAGACCTTGCCCGGCATCGATCGTCCGGCGATGGTGAGTGCCATCCCTACCGAGCGTGGGCATTGCCATCTGCTCGATCTGGGGGCCAATGTCGATTGTAGTGCCGAGCATCTCTATCAGTTCGCGGTCATGGGGGCGGTGGCTGCGGAGGCTCTGGGTGTCGATCAGCCTCGTGTGGCGCTGCTCAACGTGGGCACCGAGGACATCAAGGGTAATCAGCAGGTCAAGCTCGCCTCGAGTCTTCTGCAGCGGGCCGAAGGCCTGAACTACATCGGTTACATAGAAGGTGACGGCCTCTACCGGGGCGAAGCGGACGTGGTTGTTTGCGACGGGTTCGTCGGCAATATCCTGCTGAAATCCAGCGAGGGTCTGGCGTCGATGATCTCTTCCCGCATGGAGGCGCTGTTCTCCGAAAGCCTGGGCTCTCGGGTGGTGGGGGCGCTTGCGCTGCCGCTGCTTCGCCGTCTGCGCACCGAGCTGGCGCCGGCGCGCCATAACGGAGCGAGTTTTCTCGGCTTGCAGGGGATTGTCATCAAGAGCCATGGTTCTGCCGGCTCCGAGGGCTTCCAGAGTGCCATTCGTCGAGCCGTGATAGAGGTTCGCGAGAATCTGCCGCAACGTCTCCATGGCCGCCTGGAACATCTGTTGCTTTAG
- the fabD gene encoding ACP S-malonyltransferase, whose amino-acid sequence MSESLAFVFPGQGSQSLGMLAEQGGQHKLVLDTFAEASEALGYDLWALTQQGPEEQLNQTDKTQPAILAASIALWRLWLSEGGARPAYVAGHSLGEYSALVAAGCLGFSDAVKLVERRGQLMQQAVPAGQGGMAAILGLDDADVLAACAEAAQGDVVSAVNFNAPGQVVIAGAAAAVERAIEACKARGAKRAMPLPVSVPSHCALMKPAAERFAESVEALAWQAPAIPLVQNVSAAIVADLAELKRDLLAQLYSPVRWVESMVNLSERGVTDLVECGPGKVLSGLNKRCVKGVNTHNLDTPDAFAAARAALA is encoded by the coding sequence ATGTCCGAATCCCTCGCTTTCGTATTCCCCGGTCAGGGTTCCCAGTCTCTGGGCATGCTGGCCGAGCAGGGGGGCCAGCATAAGCTGGTCCTGGATACCTTCGCCGAAGCCTCCGAGGCTCTCGGCTACGACCTCTGGGCGCTGACCCAGCAAGGTCCGGAAGAGCAGCTCAACCAGACCGACAAGACCCAGCCCGCCATTCTCGCCGCGTCCATTGCGCTGTGGCGCCTTTGGCTCTCCGAGGGTGGTGCGCGTCCCGCCTATGTCGCCGGCCATAGCCTGGGTGAATACTCCGCCCTGGTGGCGGCAGGCTGCCTGGGGTTTTCCGATGCGGTGAAACTGGTGGAGCGTCGTGGTCAACTGATGCAGCAGGCCGTACCGGCCGGGCAGGGCGGCATGGCCGCCATCCTGGGGCTGGATGACGCCGATGTGCTGGCCGCTTGCGCCGAAGCTGCACAGGGAGACGTGGTCAGTGCCGTGAACTTCAACGCGCCCGGCCAGGTGGTGATCGCGGGCGCGGCTGCCGCTGTCGAGCGCGCCATCGAGGCCTGCAAGGCCCGTGGTGCCAAGCGCGCGATGCCGCTGCCTGTAAGCGTGCCATCCCACTGCGCGCTGATGAAGCCGGCTGCCGAGCGTTTCGCCGAATCCGTCGAGGCCCTGGCCTGGCAGGCGCCTGCGATTCCCCTGGTGCAGAATGTCAGCGCCGCCATCGTGGCTGACCTGGCAGAGCTGAAGCGTGACCTGCTGGCGCAGCTGTACAGCCCGGTTCGCTGGGTCGAGTCCATGGTCAATCTGTCCGAGCGCGGTGTTACCGACCTGGTGGAGTGCGGTCCGGGCAAGGTTCTGTCCGGTCTCAACAAGCGTTGTGTGAAGGGTGTGAACACCCACAACCTGGATACCCCTGATGCTTTCGCAGCCGCCCGTGCTGCGCTGGCCTGA
- the fabG gene encoding 3-oxoacyl-ACP reductase FabG, which translates to MSLQGKVALVTGASRGIGQAIALELGRQGAVVIGTATSGSGAERIAEYLKENGIEGAGLVLDVSSDESVASTLEHIQQHLGQPLIVVNNAGITRDNLMLRMKDDEWFDVINTNLNSLYRLSKAVLRGMTKARWGRIINIGSVVGAMGNAGQTNYAAAKAGLEGFTRALAREVGSRAITVNAVAPGFIDTDMTRELPESQRDALLTQIPLGRLGQAEEIAKVVGFLASDGAAYVTGATVPVNGGMYMS; encoded by the coding sequence ATGAGTCTGCAAGGTAAGGTGGCACTGGTCACCGGCGCGAGCCGCGGCATCGGCCAGGCAATCGCCCTCGAACTGGGTCGTCAGGGTGCCGTCGTGATCGGCACTGCGACCTCCGGCTCCGGTGCCGAGCGCATCGCCGAGTACCTCAAGGAGAACGGCATCGAAGGTGCCGGCCTGGTGCTCGATGTGAGCAGCGACGAGTCCGTGGCCAGCACTCTGGAGCACATCCAGCAGCACCTGGGCCAGCCGCTGATCGTGGTAAACAACGCCGGCATCACCCGCGACAACCTCATGCTGCGCATGAAGGACGATGAGTGGTTCGACGTCATCAATACCAACCTCAACAGCCTGTACCGTTTGTCCAAGGCCGTGCTGCGTGGCATGACCAAGGCGCGCTGGGGTCGCATCATCAATATCGGTTCCGTGGTGGGTGCCATGGGTAACGCCGGGCAGACCAATTACGCCGCTGCGAAGGCTGGCCTGGAAGGCTTCACCCGCGCGCTGGCTCGCGAAGTGGGCTCCCGTGCCATCACCGTCAATGCCGTGGCCCCTGGTTTCATCGACACCGACATGACCCGCGAACTGCCGGAATCCCAGCGCGACGCATTGCTGACCCAGATCCCGTTGGGCCGCCTGGGCCAGGCCGAAGAGATCGCCAAGGTGGTGGGTTTCCTCGCCTCCGACGGCGCTGCCTACGTCACCGGCGCCACCGTGCCGGTCAACGGTGGCATGTACATGAGCTGA
- the acpP gene encoding acyl carrier protein: protein MSTIEERVKKIVAEQLGVKEEEVTNSASFVEDLGADSLDTVELVMALEEEFETEIPDEQAEKITTVQEAIDYINANAQ, encoded by the coding sequence ATGAGCACCATCGAAGAACGCGTCAAGAAAATCGTCGCCGAGCAACTGGGCGTCAAAGAAGAGGAAGTCACCAACAGCGCTTCCTTCGTTGAAGACCTGGGCGCCGACTCCCTTGACACCGTTGAGCTGGTGATGGCTCTGGAAGAGGAATTCGAGACCGAAATCCCGGACGAGCAAGCCGAGAAGATCACCACCGTTCAGGAAGCCATCGATTACATCAACGCCAACGCGCAGTGA
- the fabF gene encoding beta-ketoacyl-ACP synthase II, with protein sequence MSRRRVVVTGLGMLSPLGTDVSSTWQGVLAGRSGIGLIEHMDLSAYSTRFGGSVRGFNVEEYLSAKEARKLDLFIQYGLAASFQAVRDSGLEVTDANRERIGVAMGSGIGGLTNIENNCKSLHEQGPRRISPFFVPGSIINMVSGFLSIHLGIQGPNYAIATACTTGTHCIGMAARNIAYGEADVMVAGGSEMAACGLGLGGFGAARALSTRNDDPTRASRPWDKGRDGFVLSDGAGALVLEELEHAKARGATIYAEIIGFGMSGDAYHMTSPPDDGAGAARCMRNALRDAGLNPDQVQYVNAHGTSTPAGDLAEAMALKSVFGDHAYQFAVSSTKSMTGHLLGAAGAVEAIFSVLALRDQVAPPTINLDEPDEGCDLDFVPHEARAMPIDVVLSNSFGFGGTNGSLVFRRFQG encoded by the coding sequence GTGTCGCGTAGACGCGTCGTGGTCACTGGCCTTGGCATGCTGTCGCCGCTGGGTACCGATGTATCGAGCACCTGGCAGGGAGTTCTGGCTGGCCGCAGTGGCATTGGCCTGATCGAACATATGGACTTGTCCGCCTATTCCACCCGCTTCGGGGGTTCGGTCAGGGGGTTCAATGTCGAGGAGTACCTGTCGGCCAAGGAGGCGCGGAAGCTCGACCTCTTCATTCAGTACGGCCTTGCCGCCAGCTTCCAGGCGGTACGTGATTCGGGTCTTGAGGTCACCGATGCCAATCGCGAGCGCATCGGTGTCGCCATGGGCTCCGGCATAGGCGGCCTGACCAATATCGAGAACAACTGCAAGTCCCTGCATGAGCAGGGGCCCCGCCGGATTTCGCCGTTCTTCGTGCCCGGCTCGATCATCAACATGGTTTCCGGCTTCCTGTCGATCCACCTGGGAATCCAGGGGCCGAACTACGCCATCGCCACCGCCTGCACCACCGGCACGCACTGCATCGGCATGGCGGCGCGCAACATCGCCTATGGCGAAGCGGACGTGATGGTGGCCGGCGGCTCTGAAATGGCTGCCTGTGGACTTGGCCTGGGCGGCTTCGGTGCCGCGCGCGCGCTGTCCACCCGCAACGACGATCCGACCCGCGCCAGTCGTCCCTGGGACAAGGGGCGCGACGGCTTCGTGCTCTCCGACGGTGCCGGTGCCCTGGTCCTCGAGGAGCTCGAGCACGCCAAGGCTCGTGGCGCCACCATCTACGCCGAGATCATAGGGTTCGGCATGAGCGGCGATGCGTATCACATGACGTCACCGCCGGACGATGGCGCCGGTGCCGCGCGCTGCATGCGCAACGCCCTGCGGGACGCTGGTCTGAACCCCGACCAGGTTCAGTACGTCAACGCCCACGGCACGTCCACCCCGGCGGGTGACCTGGCGGAAGCCATGGCCCTCAAGTCGGTGTTCGGCGACCATGCCTACCAGTTCGCCGTGAGCTCGACCAAGTCCATGACCGGCCACCTCCTGGGAGCTGCCGGCGCCGTGGAGGCCATCTTCAGCGTACTCGCCCTGCGCGACCAGGTGGCTCCACCCACCATCAACCTGGACGAGCCGGACGAAGGCTGCGACCTGGACTTCGTTCCTCACGAGGCGCGCGCCATGCCCATTGATGTGGTCCTGTCCAACTCCTTCGGTTTCGGTGGCACCAACGGTTCACTGGTGTTCCGTCGGTTCCAGGGCTGA
- the pabC gene encoding aminodeoxychorismate lyase — translation MQSWVDGHPAEALSIRDRGLAYGDGLFETIAVRGGRPPLLEYHLARLAEGCRRLAIPLDLPLMRTELLAFSAGLGEGVTKLMVTRGEGLRGYAPPPVALPRRILQGAPFPTYAQANAEQGVQLFPCTTRLAEQPLLAGLKHLNRLEQVIARAEWQGSEFAEGLMRDQAGRVIEGVFSNLFVVIDGVLVTADLSRCGVAGVMRAALLDVARAEGIKADVRDLPYDTFLAADEVFLCNSLFGIWPVRSVTGHHWSVGPLTRKLQAIARDLLDI, via the coding sequence ATGCAGAGCTGGGTCGACGGTCATCCGGCCGAGGCGCTGTCCATTCGGGATCGCGGCCTGGCCTACGGCGACGGTCTGTTCGAGACCATCGCGGTTCGTGGCGGTCGGCCCCCGCTCCTGGAGTATCACCTGGCGAGGTTGGCCGAGGGCTGTCGTCGCCTGGCGATTCCCCTCGACCTGCCCTTGATGCGTACCGAGTTGCTGGCCTTTTCGGCTGGCCTGGGGGAGGGCGTAACCAAGTTGATGGTGACCCGCGGCGAGGGCTTGCGGGGCTATGCACCGCCCCCTGTCGCTCTACCCCGGAGGATCCTCCAGGGGGCTCCCTTCCCGACTTATGCCCAGGCCAATGCCGAGCAGGGCGTGCAGCTGTTCCCCTGTACCACCCGTCTGGCCGAACAGCCGTTGCTGGCCGGACTCAAGCACCTGAACCGCCTGGAGCAGGTCATCGCCCGCGCCGAGTGGCAAGGCAGCGAGTTCGCCGAGGGCCTGATGCGCGACCAGGCCGGGCGCGTCATCGAAGGGGTGTTCAGCAACCTGTTCGTGGTGATCGATGGCGTGTTGGTCACGGCTGATCTGTCCCGTTGCGGCGTGGCCGGCGTCATGCGAGCCGCCCTGCTGGACGTGGCGCGGGCCGAGGGCATCAAGGCCGATGTGCGTGACCTGCCGTACGATACCTTCCTTGCGGCGGATGAGGTTTTCCTCTGCAACAGCCTTTTCGGCATCTGGCCCGTGCGTTCTGTAACAGGGCATCACTGGTCGGTCGGGCCGCTGACCCGTAAACTTCAGGCTATCGCCCGCGATCTACTGGACATCTGA
- the mltG gene encoding endolytic transglycosylase MltG encodes MIRKFLLMLEAGLLLAGLLIAFAGWQQRITLEQPLDISSERMLDVPAGATPGGLLNRLEAEGVLNNAFWLRQYWRFNLAGAALHSGEYRLTPGMTAADLLQLWQRGEVVQYSLTLVEGWNFRQVRAALAKQVKLEQTLADLSDDDLMARLGRPGENPEGRFFPDTYRYVRGMSDLDLLKQARDRLDQVLAEEWEKRADKLPYTDPYQALIMASLVEKETGVPEERQQIAGVFVRRLRTGMLLQTDPTVIYGLGQRYNGNLTRNHLREPTPYNTYVISGLPPTPIALAGREAIHAALHPADGRTLYFVARGDGSHVFSETLGEHNQAVRDYQLKRRAGYRSSPPPVTNKDTQ; translated from the coding sequence GTGATACGCAAATTCCTGCTGATGCTGGAGGCAGGCCTGCTTCTGGCCGGCCTGCTGATCGCTTTTGCCGGCTGGCAGCAGCGCATCACCCTCGAGCAGCCCCTCGATATCTCCTCCGAGCGCATGCTGGATGTTCCGGCAGGTGCCACTCCCGGCGGGCTGCTCAATCGCCTCGAAGCCGAAGGTGTCCTGAATAATGCCTTCTGGCTTCGCCAGTACTGGCGATTCAACCTGGCCGGCGCCGCGCTGCACAGTGGTGAGTACCGGCTGACGCCTGGCATGACGGCAGCCGACCTGCTGCAGCTCTGGCAGCGTGGTGAGGTGGTGCAATACAGCCTGACCCTGGTGGAAGGCTGGAATTTCCGTCAGGTGCGCGCAGCCCTGGCGAAGCAGGTCAAGCTGGAGCAGACCCTCGCCGATCTCAGCGATGACGATCTCATGGCGCGCCTTGGGCGGCCCGGAGAGAATCCCGAAGGGCGCTTCTTCCCTGACACCTATCGCTACGTGCGGGGCATGAGCGACCTCGACCTGTTGAAGCAGGCGCGGGATCGCCTGGACCAGGTGCTGGCGGAGGAGTGGGAGAAACGCGCCGACAAGCTGCCCTACACCGATCCTTACCAGGCGTTGATCATGGCCTCCCTGGTGGAAAAGGAGACCGGCGTGCCCGAGGAGCGTCAGCAGATCGCGGGCGTGTTCGTGAGGCGCCTGCGCACGGGCATGCTGCTCCAGACCGATCCCACGGTGATCTATGGCCTGGGCCAGCGTTACAACGGCAATCTGACGCGCAATCACCTGCGGGAGCCGACCCCCTACAACACCTACGTGATCAGCGGCCTGCCCCCCACTCCCATCGCCCTGGCGGGCCGCGAAGCGATCCATGCCGCGCTGCACCCGGCCGATGGCAGAACCCTGTATTTCGTCGCCCGCGGCGACGGCAGCCATGTATTCTCCGAGACCTTGGGCGAGCACAACCAGGCAGTCCGCGACTATCAGTTGAAGCGCCGCGCCGGCTACCGCTCGAGCCCACCTCCCGTAACGAATAAGGACACCCAGTGA